One part of the Dermacentor silvarum isolate Dsil-2018 chromosome 6, BIME_Dsil_1.4, whole genome shotgun sequence genome encodes these proteins:
- the LOC119455745 gene encoding zinc finger protein 425, with the protein MAAAQVAWCSDDDELCPAMFVESQLDTPDAEILDRGKLLENLLTISNSGTPVIQERTEYPCPLCRGTFRALGDLVMHECPKEKPSQSLLTCCFCGFATEQTTVFRAHLELHIKPSLRCGHCNHTFPSEAVLLQHLQLHGSSLPLEPLAAINSTSPYTAYLTPQTTPILANNNGTLCVINTPTYVVPVLEDYHSRYTCTLCNAMFHRLSLLAAHGLKHSEYPDIHIQENLLLPGRGSQEPFGALMCSQCCVVFTHPVALAAHSCNCKEGEGNVTSPSLLVGPQNAPSLQLIDPQSLQQSPQQPSSAAGPSPVRLYCCPYCPYTSYLLASLIRHKEIHFSHRCSECSVRLPTLPALIQHKQKMHPSAPASVTPTTPASSVPPVNNNGPYKRGRPRKTQEEIEIDKMGRIWHCKTCGVSLRKGAEDAATHKCTMYRCPHCSFETHKPNGLNIHINFAHTFRCQRCWKTFVTKQERTLHCTYSCPQRPFKNVTEDDIPLAVLKQLSEQKSNKQRDPVHPSKKPSEHPSEHQSGNTSKHEHECQPEKDPGVADEAYTRKRGRPPKNRPQGTLTLPQPAHAEPKAVTRKRGRPRGRRK; encoded by the exons ATGGCG GCTGCACAGGTCGCCTGGTGCAGCGACGATGATGAGCTGTGTCCGGCGATGTTCGTCGAGTCCCAGCTGGATACGCCAGACGCCGAAATCCTCGATCGGGGAAAGCTGCTCGAGAATCTACTTACAATATCGAACT CGGGGACGCCAGTGATTCAAGAGCGGACTGAGTACCCATGCCCACTCTGCCGAGGCACCTTCCGTGCCCTCGGCGACCTGGTGATGCACGAGTGCCCCAAGGAGAAGCCATCCCAGTCCCTGCTCACTTGCTGCTTTTGCGGCTTTGCCACTGAGCAGACTACTGTTTTCAGGGCCCACCTAGAG TTGCACATCAAGCCATCGTTGCGGTGTGGCCACTGCAACCACACGTTCCCGAGCGAGGCTGTCCTACTGCAGCACCTGCAGTTGCACGGGTCCAGTTTGCCTCTAGAGCCCCTGGCTGCCATCAACAGTACATCGCCGTACACTGCCTACTTGACCCCACAGACAACTCCTATTTTGGCTAACAATAATGGTACCCTCTGCGTTATCAACACGCCAACTTATGTGGTGCCAG TGCTGGAAGATTACCACTCGAGGTACACATGCACTTTGTGCAACGCCATGTTTCACCGGCTGAGCCTGTTGGCGGCACACGGTCTCAAGCATTCTGAGTATCCAGATATCCACATCCAGGAGAACCTCCTGCTGCCAGGCAGGGGCTCACAAGAGCCATTTGGAG CGCTCATGTGCTCTCAATGCTGCGTCGTCTTCACCCACCCGGTGGCCCTGGCAGCCCACTCATGCAACTGCAAGGAAGGAGAGGGCAACGTGACCAGCCCTTCTCTTCTGGTGGGGCCGCAGAACGCACCATCACTGCAGCTCATTGACCCGCAGTCACTGCAACAGTCACCCCAGCAGCCGTCCTCAGCAGCAGGCCCAAGCCCCGTGCGGCTGTACTGCTGCCCGTACTGTCCCTACACTTCCTACCTGCTGGCCAGCCTCATCAGGCACAAGGAGATACACTTCTCTCACCGGTGCAGTGAATGCTCTGTCCGGCTCCCCACGCTGCCTGCCCTCATACAGCACAAGCAAAAG ATGCAccccagtgctcctgcctcggtGACGCCAACGACACCAGCCTCATCAGTGCCCCCGGTGAACAATAATGGCCCGTACAAACGAGGGCGGCCAAGGAAGACGCAGGAGGAAA TTGAGATCGACAAAATGGGACGCATATGGCACTGCAAGACTTGCGGAGTCAGTCTGCGGAAAGGTGCCGAGGACGCTGCCACCCACAAATGTACAATGTACCGGTGCCCTCACTGTTCATTTGAAACTCACAAGCCTAATGGCCTCAACATTCACATCAACTTTGCTCATACTTTCCG ATGCCAGAGGTGCTGGAAAACTTTTGTGACGAAACAAGAGCGGACGTTGCACTGCACCTACTCGTGTCCCCAAAGGCCATTCAAAAATGTCACAGAAGATGACATCCCACTGGCGGTGCTCAAGCAGCTTTCCGAGCAAAAGTCCAACAAGCAGCGGGACCCTGTCCACCCGTCCAAAAAGCCATCTGAGCACCCTTCTGAACATCAGTCTGGAAACACTTCGAAGCACGAGCACGAGTGCCAACCCGAAAAGGATCCTGGTGTTGCAGACGAAGCATATACAAGGAAGAGGGGCCGCCCTCCAAAAAATAGACCTCAG GGGACATTAACACTTCCTCAGCCAGCCCACGCAGAACCCAAAGCTGTTACCAGAAAACGTGGAAGACCCAGAGGAAGGCGGAAATAA